DNA from Anaerolineales bacterium:
AGTAGTCCGCCACGAACATCCAATCGAAGGCGGCATTGAACCCCACGAACACCGGTACCCGCTCGCCGCCGATGGTGGTTTGTATCCAGGTCTCGAAGGCCGCCATCGCCCGGGAGGGCGGCATGCCTTCGGCGGCCAGCCGCTCGAGCGAAAGCCCATGGATCGCCGACGCCTGCGGGTCCGCCCGACGCTGGACCGGTTGTAGCTCGACATAGAACCCATGCTCTGGTTCAGCCACCAGGCAGGCGCCGATCGACAGAAGCGAGTACCGGGCCGGAATCGGTCCAGCGGCCTCGACGTCGACGGAAATCAGGCACTCGGTCGGAAGGGCGGTATCAGGCATCTTCACCTTGTCGCAAGTCGACTGCCCGGCCCGCGCCGGGCACCCGAAATCGGGTGGATTGTACCCGCAGCTGAGGCCGGTGAGGCGATGCGACGCAGGCAGCCGTTCGCCGGCTTGGTCAGGCCAGCTGGTCCAGTAGCCAGCTGCCCACAGCCTGACACAACCCCGGGCGTACGTCTGAAAAGACATGGTCGGCCCGAGGGAATCGGATCCAATCCAGCCGGGGGGAAAGGTCGGCCACACCGTCGTAGTGGCGCGGGGGAAACAGCTGATCGCCACCGGCGGTGATTAGCAGAATCGGCCGGTCGGCCAGCGTTCGAGCCAGGGCATGGATGGGCGTGAGCGCCTGCCACTCACGCCGCAGATCGGCAGGCTGAATGTCGCGCAGCGGGGAGGCGAACTCGGCGGAGAGCTCCTGCGTCATGCCCTCATCACCCATCGGGCGGGCAGGATCGAGCACAGGCGACATGGCAACCACGGCGCGCACCGCTGGCTGCCGGGAGGCAGCCGCCAACGCCGCCCAGCCTCCCAGGCTCAACCCCGCCACGGCGAGGCGGCCGGGATCGACATCCGGCCGAGCGAGGACGAAGTCCAGGACAGCCAGAGTGTCGGGCAGGCAGTGGTTTAGAGAGTACGTTCCCTCGGAGCCCCCAGGCGCCGCGATAGTGGAAGAACAGCACGTGCGTCCCCAGCCCTCGCAGCCACTGGGCGAGGTCCCGGTTCTGCTCGTGACCCGGCAGGCTATGCAGCAGGACGACCGCGGGCGCCGGGGCCTCGCCAGCGGCGAGGTACATGCCGCCGAATAGGCGGCAGCCTTGCGACTCGATCGCCACGCCTTCGAGTGTGGCCGGCCTCATGCAGCGGGGACTCCCGCGGCTTCGGCGAACTGCCGGATTGC
Protein-coding regions in this window:
- a CDS encoding 3'-5' exonuclease; its protein translation is MPDTALPTECLISVDVEAAGPIPARYSLLSIGACLVAEPEHGFYVELQPVQRRADPQASAIHGLSLERLAAEGMPPSRAMAAFETWIQTTIGGERVPVFVGFNAAFDWMFVADYFHRYLGRNPFGHAPLDIKAYYMGLSGGPFLATSRRQLAARYPDMPRPEHNALQDALDQAELLRRMMAGRRRLPAADPLAPNLAEAWQPDGSYILRSGDPHE
- a CDS encoding prolyl oligopeptidase family serine peptidase, whose translation is MDFVLARPDVDPGRLAVAGLSLGGWAALAAASRQPAVRAVVAMSPVLDPARPMGDEGMTQELSAEFASPLRDIQPADLRREWQALTPIHALARTLADRPILLITAGGDQLFPPRHYDGVADLSPRLDWIRFPRADHVFSDVRPGLCQAVGSWLLDQLA